The proteins below are encoded in one region of Synechococcales cyanobacterium T60_A2020_003:
- a CDS encoding SAM-dependent chlorinase/fluorinase yields the protein NLLFFDSDTPSACGGVVHYCDRFGNAITNIAVDEVGADWRVEINGQAIAQHQTYSDVPPGELLALIGSYGWIEVAVNQGNAQERLGLTVGTPIQATFSKNS from the coding sequence AACTTGCTCTTTTTTGATTCTGATACCCCGTCCGCTTGCGGCGGGGTAGTTCATTATTGCGATCGCTTTGGGAATGCCATCACCAATATTGCCGTCGATGAAGTCGGTGCGGACTGGCGAGTGGAGATTAATGGACAGGCGATCGCCCAGCACCAAACCTACAGTGATGTCCCCCCCGGAGAACTGCTCGCCCTAATTGGAAGCTACGGCTGGATTGAAGTTGCGGTCAACCAGGGCAATGCCCAAGAGCGTTTGGGCCTAACAGTAGGGACTCCCATTCAGGCCACGTTTTCTAAGAATTCGTAA